The genomic segment CACCGCGATCGGACCGGGCTCGCGGGCCCTTCGCGTCGACGTCCTCGGCCTGCGGTCCGCGCAGGCCGTCGTCCTGCACGACTACTGGCGGTCGCGTCCCGGAACCGAGCTCGACGTGGTGACCCTCAGGGTCGACGACCCGCGCTTGGCGGTCGCCGCCGTCCAGGCGGGCGACATCGACGCCTCGTTCCGCTCGGTCACCGACCCGGCCGCACTGCCGGGCGACGTGCGGATGATCCACGCGTTCGACTCCCCGCTGGAACTCCTCGTCGGCCCGAGGCACCCGCTCGCCTCCGCACGAACACTGACACCGTCCCAGCTGCGCGGGCACCGGATCTGGGTGCCGGGGATCGCGCCGCGGAGCGAATGGGCGGACTTCTACGACCAGCTCGTCACCGGCTTCGACCTCCGCGTCGACGCCGCGGGCCCGAACTTCGGCAACGAGGTACTCCTCGACGTCCTCGCGGACTCCCGGGACGTGGCGACCTTCGTGGGCTCGCGCGACCGGTACATCTGGCCGACCAGCCACGACCTGCGCCGCATCCCGATCGAGAATCCGACGCTCGCCTACCCGCTCTCGCTCCTCCTCCCCCGAGCAAACCCGCACCCAGGGCTCCGAGCGGTCATCAACCACTTCGGAAGCCTGGCACCGCTCCCCGAGGCAACCTGGCGCCCGTCCTGGGCGACGGCACCGCACCGCGGCGACGGAGACGTCGAACACGCCTGACGCCAACGGCCACTTCCGGCACCCCACCGCGCACCGGCACCGGACCCGTACCGG from the Streptomyces sp. AM 4-1-1 genome contains:
- a CDS encoding LysR family transcriptional regulator, giving the protein MDTEAVRSFVRAAELGQLKHAADELGVTQQAVSKRIATLERGLGVRLFARTARGVELTLDGQAFLPHARNIVTGADRAVTAIGPGSRALRVDVLGLRSAQAVVLHDYWRSRPGTELDVVTLRVDDPRLAVAAVQAGDIDASFRSVTDPAALPGDVRMIHAFDSPLELLVGPRHPLASARTLTPSQLRGHRIWVPGIAPRSEWADFYDQLVTGFDLRVDAAGPNFGNEVLLDVLADSRDVATFVGSRDRYIWPTSHDLRRIPIENPTLAYPLSLLLPRANPHPGLRAVINHFGSLAPLPEATWRPSWATAPHRGDGDVEHA